One window of the Polyangium spumosum genome contains the following:
- a CDS encoding GTP-binding protein — MAKEKFTRTKPHVNVGTIGHIDHGKTTLTAAIVKVQSKQKLAKEIKYADIAKGGTVRDETKTVTIAAAHVEYESKNRHYAHVDCPGHADYIKNMITGAAQMDGAILVVSALDSVMPQTREHVLLAR; from the coding sequence ATGGCCAAGGAGAAATTCACTCGAACGAAGCCCCACGTGAACGTCGGCACGATCGGTCACATCGATCACGGCAAGACGACGCTCACGGCGGCCATCGTCAAGGTCCAGTCCAAGCAGAAGCTTGCGAAAGAGATCAAGTACGCCGACATCGCCAAGGGCGGCACCGTTCGCGACGAGACGAAGACGGTCACGATCGCGGCTGCGCACGTGGAGTACGAGTCGAAGAACCGCCACTACGCGCACGTCGACTGCCCCGGCCACGCCGACTACATCAAGAACATGATCACGGGCGCCGCGCAGATGGACGGCGCGATCCTCGTGGTCAGCGCGCTCGACAGCGTCATGCCGCAGACCCGCGAGCACGTGCTGCTCGCCCG